From the Pseudomonadales bacterium genome, the window ATTTAATGGAATTTACAGCGCTACTGCTGCTTTGATGGCTGCAACTGTATTGGTATTTGTAGCCATTTGGTTTTGGAAACGCACACTCACCAAAGGGCAATTGGGCATGCTCGCCATGGTACTTGTATTGGGTGGCGCAACGCTGTTTTGGCACAACCCATTATTTCTCAAATGGAAACCAACTGCGCTAAGTTGGGCGTTTGCACTGGCCTTTGCTTCCACGCAACTATTTTCAAAACAGGGTTTAGTGGAGCGCGCACTCGGCGAGCAAATGGCATTACCAAAAAATATTTATGCGCGATTGAGTTTTATTTGGGCCGGATATTTTTTATTGATGGGCGCATTGAACTTATTCGTTGCTTTTAATTTTCCAGAAGACATATGGGTTCGATATAAATTATGGAGTTTGGCTTCCTCACCGCTTCTGGCTGTTATTTCGGCAATCATTATTTCTCCTCACATGAAAAATTCACACGAATCTTCTTCAGATCAAACATTATGAAAAAAAATTTTTTAGCCGTGTTGGCATTGGCTAGCAGTCAACTTCTGTATGCAGAAGAGCCTGCGCACTACATCACAGATAAAGTTTTTGCCCCCGTGCGTGCAGATAAAAGTGAAAAAAGCAAGCTGATTCACGAAGGCTTGCCCAGCGGTGAATTAGTTACTGTATTAGAAACCAACAATAATGCAGGCTATGTACGCATTCGCACAGCCAATAACATTGAAGGTTGGGTCAGAGCACAGTATCTCAGCACAGAGGCACCGACCAGCATTCAACTAGAGCAAGCCAATGCAATGATTGCTCAATTACAAGCCGAGAAAAAACAAGTGGAAGAGCAACTGATTGCGCTCAAACAAATTTCCACATCGCAGATTGATACGCATCAACGCAACACCGAATTGGTTAATCAAAACAGTTTACTCACCGCTGAAAAAGAGCTGCTCACCACAGACAATGAACGCCTGAAAGATCGCAAGAATCAGACTTGGTTTTTGTATGGTGGATTGCTGGTGGCCTTGAGCTGCGTGGTCAGTATCTTGCTCTCTAAATTACTCACTAAACGCCGCAACGATGGATGGTACTAATGAAAAAGTTACTCCTCACTTTCCTGTTTACCTTGGTTAGCTTCAGCTGTTTGGCCAACACACCGAGTGAGACACAAGTTCTCCTAAAAACCAGCATGGGCGACATCACACTAGCATTAAATGAAAAAGCAGCACCCAAAACTGTCGCCAATTTTTTACGCTATGTTGATAGTGGCTTCTACAACAACACGCTCTTTCACCGCGTCATTCCTGATTTTATGATCCAAGGTGGCGGTTTTGAAAAGGAAATGGCCGAAAAAACCACGCAAGCGCCCATTGCCAATGAATCCATGAATGGCCTGAAAAACCTAAAAGGTACGATAGCCATGGCGCGTACCAGTGACCCAGACAGTGCCACTGCGCAATTTTTTATTAACCTCGTTGATAACACTTTTTTAAATAGCAATGTTGGCAAACCCGGCTACGCTGTTTTTGGCAAAGTGATTAAAGGCATGGAAGTAGTTGAGCGTATCGCACAAGTGAACACCGGCGAGCGAGGCATGCACCAAGATGTGCCTGCACAAGATGTAATTATTCTCAGCGCCAAACGCCTACCATAAGGCCTGCAACTTCCCGTGATCGCCCTCAGCATTAACATCAACAAAATTGCTCTGCTGCGCAATTCGCGCGAGGGCAACTTTCCTGATCTTTTGCAGTACGCTAAACAGTGCATCGCGCTCGGCGCCGATGGCATCACGGTACACCCGCGTCCGGATCAACGCCATATTCGCGCCAGCGACATACCTGCATTAAAAAAATTATTGGCAGATTTTCCCAATCTTGAATTCAATATCGAAGGAAACCCTTTTGCTAATGCGCGTGGCACCTATCCAGGCTTCATAGAACTGGTGCGACAATCTTCGCCACATCAATGCACTTTAGTGCCGGATACCGACAGCCAACTCACTTCCGATCACGGTTTTGATTTACAAAAAGATGGCGAGCGTTTGCAACCACTGATTCAACAACTGCATGCCATCGGTTGTCGCGTCAGTTTGTTTATGGATCCCAACTGCGAACAAATCAGTTTGGCGAAAGCGATAGGCGCTGATCGTATCGAACTTTATACCGGCCCTTATGCCGAAGCGTTTGCCAATCAAACAAACAATCCAACCGCATGGCAGACACTATTACAACAATACGCATCAGCAACAGCACACGCGCACAATATCGGGCTGGGTATAAATGCTGGGCATGATTTAAATTTGCAAAATCTTCCTCCGTTTGTACAAGCACTGCCCGCACTGGATGAAGTATCAATTGGTCATGCACTGACAGTCGATGCACTGTATAACGGCCTTCCCTCCACCGTTGCCGCTTACAAAAAAGCATTGCAACGATAACTCTCAACCTCCACGAGTACACAACATGCAAATTGCACCCAATAGCGTTGTTTCTATGCACTACACACTGACTGGCGATAACGGCGAAGTGATCGACAGCTCTGCCGGTGGTGAGCCGCTTACTTATTTGCAAGGTGCGGGCAATATCATTCCTGGTTTAGAAAATGCATTAGTGGGCAAAAAAACGGGCGATACCGCACAGGTGCGTGTTATTCCATCAGAAGGTTATGGCGAAACCGATTTGGAATTGATTCAACAAATTCCGCGCGAAATGTTTCAAGGCACAGACAGCATTGCGCCAGGCATGACTTTTCAAGCACAAAACCACGACGGTTATGTGCAACGCGTGACGGTGACTGCAGTGAATGACACAACAGTGACTGTCGATGCCAACCATCCGTTAGCGGGTCAACACCTCAATTTTGATGTCACGATTGTTGATGTGCGTGCTGCGACACAAGAAGAACTGGATCACGGTCATGTGCACCGTCCAGGCGGTCATCACCACTAAGTTTTATCAGAAATAAAACAGTGGCGTTTATCACTAACGGTAAACGCCACTCATAAAAGGATTGCTGCGTTTTTCTTCACCGAAAGTAGAAACAGGCCCGTGACCTGGCACAAAAGTCACATCGTCACCCAACGGAAAAAGTTTTTCGCGGATGGATTGAATCAGCGTATCAAAATCGCCGCGCGGAAAATCAGTGCGCCCTATCGACCCGTGAAAAATTACATCACCGACAAACGCTAATTTTTCTTTTGCATTGAAAAAAACCACATGCCCCGGTGTATGTCCTGGCGTATGCAAAACTTGCAGTGTGATGTTGCCAAAAGAAACTGTATCGCCATGTTTCAACCAACGATCTGGTTCAAAAGCATCAGCATGGGGAAAACCGACGCGTTTACAGGTCTCTGGCAACATCTCAATCCAAAAGCAATCTTCTTCATGCGGGCCAATCACTTGCACGCCATGGCGGTCAGCAAAAACGCGCGCCTGTGAACAGTGATCCATGTGTCCGTGGGTCAACAAAACCACATCCAATTTTCCACCCATCGCAGCAATTTGCGCTTCCAACTGATCAAGATCGCCACCGGGGTCTACAGCAGCAATTTTTCCTGTCTCCTCGCAGAGAATCAGCGAACAATTTTGTTGATAGGAAGTAACGGGAACCACAGCAACTTTCATAAGATTTTTTTCTGTCACCAGCGAGTCTTCAGTCTAACAAACCCAGCACACGCTCACAAAACACTATCCCTCTCGCTATACTGGCACAAAGCCAATCGGGTCACGCACCATGCCCACACACACCCAACATTCACTCAATGGCATTCCTGCCGAACAACTCATCGCGCACCGTGGTTATCAGCAGCATTTTCCAGAAAATTCGCCGCGTGCGATCAATGAAGCCATCGCCTGCGGCGCACACTACATCGAAATTGATGTGCAATTTTCTAGCGATGGTATTCCACTGATCTGTCACGATGATGATTTACTGCGTATTGCGGGCATCAACAAAAAACTCAGTGCATACACCTTCAAAGAATTAGCAAGCATTACTGCCAACGAACCCACGCGCTTTGGCACACAATTTCAAGAGATTAAACTTGCACCACTGCAAGCGCTTGTTGACATCATGCAAGCCAATCCAAAAGTACAAGTTTTAGTAGAGCTCAAAGAAGAAGCCACCAGAGATTACGGCGCAGCATTTTGTTTATCAGGCATCTTTGAAGTTTTATCACCCGTGATTGATCGCTGCATACTGATCAGTTTTGATATCGATGCATTGCGCATAGCAAAAAATTATCATTTCAAACGCCTTGGCGCTGTGCTTAGGCAATGGCATCTTCGCCATAGCATTGCACAAGAGTTGAATGCTGAAATGATTATCTGCAACTACAAACGCATCCCAGAGCAAGATTCTCTCCATATGGATGAATGCCTTGTGGCTGTCTATGAAGTGGATCACATCGCTCTTGGCAATCATTTGTTATCACGCGGAGCAAACTTTATAGAAACTTTTTCCATTGGTGAAATGTTAGGCAGTTATGGAAAGCAATAACACACAAACCAGTTATGACATCATCATTATTGGCGGCGGCATCCACGGCGCCGGCATCGCACAAGCTTGCGCTGCGGCCGGCTACCAGTGTTTACTCTTAGAAAAAAACACTTGGGCATCTGCTACTTCCAGTAAATCCAGCAAACTTCTGCACGGTGGCTTGCGCTATTTGCAAACAGGGCAATTCAAATTAGTGCGTGAATGCTTACAGGAACGCGAGTTACTGTTAAAAAATGCACCTCAACTGGCACATATTAGGCCATTCATTCTTCCCGTATACCAGCATTCAAAATTTCCTGCGTGGAAATTATGGATAGGCCTTTCACTGTACCGTCTCTTAACTGGCTTTACTCAAGCACACAGCCGCTTTCAGATGATTCCGCGCGAACAATGGCCAACAACGCTGAATGGCTTATCAACAGAAAACCTTACTACGGTTTTTTGCTACCAAGATGCACAAACAGACGATCGCCTACTGACAATTGCCGTTAAAAATAGCGCAGAATCTTTGGGGTGCGAAGCGTGGGAACAGGCAGAACTGCTCTCTGCTATTAAAGATAAGCACAGCTGGAAAATAGATGTTCATCATCAAAATACCGTATTCACACTACAAAGCTCGCTGGTCATCAACGCTAGCGGCCCTTGGGTAAATGACATCATTGACCGTTGTGGACGCAAAGAAAAACTGAGCATTGATTTAGTACAAGGCGCACACATTGTGCTCGACAAGAAAATCAGTGATACCTGTTTTTATTTAGAAGCGAGTGACAGCCGCGCCGTGTTTGTTTTGCCTTGGTACGACAAAACCTTGGTCGGCACAACAGAAACGCTCCATCAAGACAAACCAGAAAACACCGCACCGACAGAAAAAGAAACACAGTATTTATTGGACACTGTAAAAAATCATTTCCCAACCGCTGATCTCACTATCACCCAGAAATTCAGTGGTTTGCGTGTTTTACCGCAATCCGAACAACGCGCCTTTTTTCGGCAACGCGATACGCGTTTTTTAGATGATGATGGTTTGATCAGTGTGTATGGTGGAAAATTAACGGCGTATCGCGCTACAGCAGAAAAGCTCATGTCTACGATTACAAAACACTTAGGCAAACGCACCCAAAAAGCCGATACGCGCACGCTGCATTTATATCACCCAGAAATAGATAATTGACTCATCAAAGCCGTCCACTGCTGATAGCGCTTCTGTAATGCACTTACAGGCTGCGGCTCAAACTGATCGTAATATTGTTTTCCAATCACACTGGGCAGCAACTGGGCAGCAGCTCCGCGTGCGCAGGCTTCCACATCGTTACTGCGATAAACTCTCACGCCCGATATATCGGCTATACGCTGACAAAAAATAGGTAGGTTTGATAAACCACCGCTCAACACTATTGCGCTGTATGGTTTGACTGTGCGCAAACGATCGATATTTCTCTGCAAAGCAAACACAATAGATTCCAAAACCGCTATCGCTTGCAATGCAAAAGAAGACTCCTCTGAAAAATAAGAGTCTCCTGCAGGCAACCAATCTGGAGATCCTGTTGCCGTTATTCGATTGATAAAAATAGGAGTTTTCTCAGCGAAAAGATTGCTTTCTTTATCTGCCGCCTGCCAATCGTTGCTAGAAAATACCGCACCTTGTTGTTGCCACAACCACTCCAATGCCGTCGCTGCTGCATTGACAGTGCCTTCAGCCACGACAATGGACTGATTTTTCTCTGTAGCAATACACAAAGGTGATACCAATAAATTTCTTGGCACATCCAACGCAGCCATTTTTTGCTGGATAAAAGCACCTGTTCCAGCATTGATAAATATTGTGCTTTCATCAAACTGCAACGCATGAGAGAGCATAAAAAAGCTTTGATCACCGCCCAATAGCGTCAATGGAACAGTGTGTTTTCCCACAGATATAACCCCATAGGGATATAGACTGGGATAAATTTTTGGCAAAAAATTAGAGGAAATCGCAAAAAAATCCAGCAACTCTGGCGACCACTGCGACTCCCCCATCTTTGTCAACAGCGTTCGAGATGCAATTACCGCATCAACCATCACTGTTTCAGCCTGCGTTAACTGCCAACACAAAAAACCCGCTAACGGTGTAATGCACAGCGTATTGTTGCGTTCAGATTCTTTTACAGCTTCATTGCTATCCAGCAACCACCGTATTTTGCTGGCACCGTAATGCGCGTTGGCATACAAACCTGTATTTTTGCGCAACCACTGTGAAGCAGTTTTAATTTTTTGACTCAGCCATTCCGCGTTACGCGTATCCTGCCAACTTAAAACAGACGACAATGTTTTGCGTGAAATAACATCCACAGCAACAAGACTAGAACGCTGAACAATCAATGCAGCTTGCGTTATATTGCTGCATTGCTCTCCTAATTGCTCAGCAAC encodes:
- a CDS encoding inner membrane-spanning protein YciB, giving the protein MLALLEILPVIIFGVVYFLNGKTLDFAGIHYQFNGIYSATAALMAATVLVFVAIWFWKRTLTKGQLGMLAMVLVLGGATLFWHNPLFLKWKPTALSWAFALAFASTQLFSKQGLVERALGEQMALPKNIYARLSFIWAGYFLLMGALNLFVAFNFPEDIWVRYKLWSLASSPLLAVISAIIISPHMKNSHESSSDQTL
- a CDS encoding TIGR04211 family SH3 domain-containing protein, encoding MKKNFLAVLALASSQLLYAEEPAHYITDKVFAPVRADKSEKSKLIHEGLPSGELVTVLETNNNAGYVRIRTANNIEGWVRAQYLSTEAPTSIQLEQANAMIAQLQAEKKQVEEQLIALKQISTSQIDTHQRNTELVNQNSLLTAEKELLTTDNERLKDRKNQTWFLYGGLLVALSCVVSILLSKLLTKRRNDGWY
- a CDS encoding peptidylprolyl isomerase; this encodes MVLMKKLLLTFLFTLVSFSCLANTPSETQVLLKTSMGDITLALNEKAAPKTVANFLRYVDSGFYNNTLFHRVIPDFMIQGGGFEKEMAEKTTQAPIANESMNGLKNLKGTIAMARTSDPDSATAQFFINLVDNTFLNSNVGKPGYAVFGKVIKGMEVVERIAQVNTGERGMHQDVPAQDVIILSAKRLP
- a CDS encoding pyridoxine 5'-phosphate synthase, whose translation is MIALSININKIALLRNSREGNFPDLLQYAKQCIALGADGITVHPRPDQRHIRASDIPALKKLLADFPNLEFNIEGNPFANARGTYPGFIELVRQSSPHQCTLVPDTDSQLTSDHGFDLQKDGERLQPLIQQLHAIGCRVSLFMDPNCEQISLAKAIGADRIELYTGPYAEAFANQTNNPTAWQTLLQQYASATAHAHNIGLGINAGHDLNLQNLPPFVQALPALDEVSIGHALTVDALYNGLPSTVAAYKKALQR
- a CDS encoding peptidylprolyl isomerase codes for the protein MQIAPNSVVSMHYTLTGDNGEVIDSSAGGEPLTYLQGAGNIIPGLENALVGKKTGDTAQVRVIPSEGYGETDLELIQQIPREMFQGTDSIAPGMTFQAQNHDGYVQRVTVTAVNDTTVTVDANHPLAGQHLNFDVTIVDVRAATQEELDHGHVHRPGGHHH
- a CDS encoding MBL fold metallo-hydrolase, giving the protein MKVAVVPVTSYQQNCSLILCEETGKIAAVDPGGDLDQLEAQIAAMGGKLDVVLLTHGHMDHCSQARVFADRHGVQVIGPHEEDCFWIEMLPETCKRVGFPHADAFEPDRWLKHGDTVSFGNITLQVLHTPGHTPGHVVFFNAKEKLAFVGDVIFHGSIGRTDFPRGDFDTLIQSIREKLFPLGDDVTFVPGHGPVSTFGEEKRSNPFMSGVYR
- a CDS encoding glycerophosphodiester phosphodiesterase family protein — protein: MPTHTQHSLNGIPAEQLIAHRGYQQHFPENSPRAINEAIACGAHYIEIDVQFSSDGIPLICHDDDLLRIAGINKKLSAYTFKELASITANEPTRFGTQFQEIKLAPLQALVDIMQANPKVQVLVELKEEATRDYGAAFCLSGIFEVLSPVIDRCILISFDIDALRIAKNYHFKRLGAVLRQWHLRHSIAQELNAEMIICNYKRIPEQDSLHMDECLVAVYEVDHIALGNHLLSRGANFIETFSIGEMLGSYGKQ
- a CDS encoding FAD-dependent oxidoreductase is translated as MESNNTQTSYDIIIIGGGIHGAGIAQACAAAGYQCLLLEKNTWASATSSKSSKLLHGGLRYLQTGQFKLVRECLQERELLLKNAPQLAHIRPFILPVYQHSKFPAWKLWIGLSLYRLLTGFTQAHSRFQMIPREQWPTTLNGLSTENLTTVFCYQDAQTDDRLLTIAVKNSAESLGCEAWEQAELLSAIKDKHSWKIDVHHQNTVFTLQSSLVINASGPWVNDIIDRCGRKEKLSIDLVQGAHIVLDKKISDTCFYLEASDSRAVFVLPWYDKTLVGTTETLHQDKPENTAPTEKETQYLLDTVKNHFPTADLTITQKFSGLRVLPQSEQRAFFRQRDTRFLDDDGLISVYGGKLTAYRATAEKLMSTITKHLGKRTQKADTRTLHLYHPEIDN
- a CDS encoding FGGY family carbohydrate kinase; the protein is MTPYVLVLDQGGQSSRAIVFDASGVVVAQARVPVTTNYPAQSFVEQSPQEILQSLYQVIADVAEQLGEQCSNITQAALIVQRSSLVAVDVISRKTLSSVLSWQDTRNAEWLSQKIKTASQWLRKNTGLYANAHYGASKIRWLLDSNEAVKESERNNTLCITPLAGFLCWQLTQAETVMVDAVIASRTLLTKMGESQWSPELLDFFAISSNFLPKIYPSLYPYGVISVGKHTVPLTLLGGDQSFFMLSHALQFDESTIFINAGTGAFIQQKMAALDVPRNLLVSPLCIATEKNQSIVVAEGTVNAAATALEWLWQQQGAVFSSNDWQAADKESNLFAEKTPIFINRITATGSPDWLPAGDSYFSEESSFALQAIAVLESIVFALQRNIDRLRTVKPYSAIVLSGGLSNLPIFCQRIADISGVRVYRSNDVEACARGAAAQLLPSVIGKQYYDQFEPQPVSALQKRYQQWTALMSQLSISG